The genomic interval ACAGGACTTCTTAGGGTCCTTCTTTATTCTGACACTTAAGAATAGTCGCTTTAGCTTTCGGCAATCGCATGATAAAGGACAGCGAGTGTAGGATAAAAcgtgacacatcaataccaccatgACGAAACCGACCTCCTAGAACTCCTCACAACCAAGTGAACACTTTGACCCTGCAGCTCTCGATTCTCCTTCCCGACTTTTCTTCCTTAGATTATTCAAAATCATTCGTAGTCTAGCTAACCCTAAGTGAACAattactagtgcttataaccagttcttgtgggatcgatatttttattactgacgacgaatccgtgcacttgcggatacGTAACAAGCTAAGTTTTTGACGCCGTTGTCGGGGACTACGTTGATAACATTAGCAacaatcatattggattagactaggcTTTGCTTCTTTTCTTCATTTTCTGCATTTCTTTTGTTTATTCTTCTATTCTGTTATTACATCCCATATTTTATTATTGCATGCGTAGAGCTAACCTTTCAGGACAGCTACTACCCTTTGATTCAGAGATTGATAGGACATTTCTGAGGAGAAGAAATTTACAGAAGGCATTCCAAGCAGCACAAGAATCCTCAGAAATGGCCGACAAACTGTTGAAAGATTATGTGGCACTATATGCACGAGGGGTGCGGTCCAACATCACCCGCCCACCAATTGAAGCCAACAACTTTGAAATCAAGCCCgcagtaatccacatggtccaGCAAAATCAATTCGGAAGAGGACCGCATGATGACCCGAACCACCACCTTGAGCTGTTCTACGAGATCTGTGGCACTATGAAGGTGAAAGGGGTCCCTCCAGAATCAGTCAGACTACTTCTCTTCAGGTTTTATTTGAAAGACAGGGCCAAGTAGTGGGTAAACTCTCTTCCAGCAAACAACATATCAtcctgggagcagtgtgagcagaagTTTCTGGATAAGTTCTACCCACCCAGAAAAACCGCTCACATGAGGAACCTGATTGCCAGCTTTAAGCAAatagactcagaatcattatttgaagcttgggacagattcaagagtatgCTAAGACAGTGACCCCATTTGGCCTTGAAAAATGGTTGGTTTTGCACACCTTCTACAATGAAATAAATTATCACACAAAGGTATCTCTTGATTCTGcaggaggagcactgatgaaTAAAAGCCtcgatgaagctgaagaaatcatagagaatgtggcatAGAACCACCATCAATGGGCATCTGAAAGATCTAATGGCTCTTTTACGGGGAATCCAATTAAAGCGTTAGGGAAATTCGATGTAGATGTAGTTacactcatgtctgcaaagctggaCACTCTGACCAAGAAATTTGAAGTCATGGGGAACAACACAGCTAATGCGATGGCATGTGTTTGCGACACTTGTGGAAGTATGGATCACGCTCAAGACACTTGGCCCTTTGGGCCGATTCAGGCACATATGaaccaacttgagcagtgtgatgcAATAACCAGCTATAATCAGAGGCAAAATAATCTGTACTCCAAtacatacaaccctggatggaggaaCCACCATAATTTCTCGTACTGGAATAATCAGGATCAAGGACCAGCACATCAGAATTATCAGCCTGGGCAACAGAGTTACCAATCTAGACAACAGCAACCTTCACAACTGTCCAGGATTGAAAGGATGCTTGAGGAAACTATCTCAGAGCAAAAGGAGATGAGGAGCAATATCAAACAACTGACTCAGAGCCTGGAAAACTCAGAAAAACACTAGaagatgcaagacagccagaTAGCCCAGATAGCTCAATCCGTCTCAAGAGCACAGGGTACATTCCCAGGGAAGCCAGATTTAAATCCAGTGGAACATTGCAACCGCATTGAGCTGAGGAGCGGACGTACTATGGGAGATCCTCAAAtcattactcagaaggagcttgaCTCAGAGAAGGAGCCCACTCTCCTAATGTCCAATCAGACTCAAAACAGGGATGGAGAAGAGGTTACTAAAAAAGTTGAAGAAACTCTCCAAGCTACCCCACAGAATCAGGCGATCCCTTTTCCTCAGAAGCTTATAGCATCCCAGAAAGACGAAGAATTCAACCGATTCCTGAAGAAGATAAAAGAAATCTgcatagaagtaccactgatatatgcactgcaccaaatgccgaagttcgtaaaatttttaaagggaatTTTATCTAACAGAAGGAAGAAGGGCGACTTCGATACTGTAGCATTAACAGAGAATTGCAGCGCTCTCCTTACAGCGAATTCTCCACCAAAGCTTCAGGATCCAAGAAGTTTCTCCATACCGTGTAAAATTAGTTCTAAACTGACACCGAGAGCTTTCTATGACTTGGGGGGGCATCGTTAGCCTACTTCCGTACTCTTTATGCAAGAATCTGGGCCTCCAAAACATTAAATTGACCACTATGACACTGCAATTGCTGACCATTCATGCagatacccaatgggaatagtggaagatGTGTCAGTTGAAGTGGGTGGATGTATAGTTCCCACAGATTTCATCATcttggatatggaggaagaccCTAAGATGCTGAttatccttggaagaccattccttgccacagctGGAGCTATCATCGATGTAAAAAGTCataagttatccttggagatcggcaAAGAAAAGATCgagtttgatttatctaattcctcCATCTGCAacccctcttctcagggaaattctCACAAGACCAACATACAAAAAGTCGAGGAGTGTAGTTCCCATGTGAGTTCCCCTCTCGCGAGCAACAAGAAGTACATCTGTCTTGCACGAGCGAAACTTAAAACACAGACTGGAGCAtcaaccctaggaggagagtcgtGCTCCCATGGATTTAGTCCACACTGACTGaaacggggtcgagctaaagacctaaaacaagcgcttcttaggaggcaacccaagggtctTTGCATTTTAGTTTATCATTCCATTATATGTTTTGTTTCTTTGGTAGGATTAATTAAGTGTTTTATTCTTGATTGTTTATTTTCAGGATGTGCATGTCCTCCACGAGCTGGCGGTGAGTAGTTCATGGGTGTGGAGGCATTAGAGGAGCCAGAACAACGAAGGACGAGTCATCCCGAGCTTAAAGGAGGAGGCCGTgtgacctcacacggccgtgtgaagccagTAAAAAAGAAAGGGCCACAGGCTGTGAAactctacacgaccgtgtggcttgtGCAGAGAGGAAAGAGACAAGGGTCGTGCCAATCGGCATGGCCGTGCGGACGTGTACAGAGGAGAAGAAGATAGGGGCCGTGCCATCCGGCACGGCCGTGCTACTTCGGCCAAGGGGAGAAAGAAGgaggtcatgccatttggcacgaccgtgcaacaccCAACCTAACCcggtcgtgtctataagacacgggcGTGCCCCAGCCTGTGTGTGCCACACTCTTTTCCAAGAAACCCTGGTTTTCACCTCTTTCTCTCCCAAAACCTTTCTCCTCCCCACTACACCTCATCTAACCCTAATTTCCCCCTCTAGAGTTCCCTTTTTCTTAGATCTACATCAAGATCTAACACCTTTTCAAGCCACCAATTTAGAAAAGAGAAGTAAATCCCTTATTCCTTCTCTCCCCTCACTCCCATCCTCAAGACTCATCTCTAAAATTCCTCAAAGCTCATCATGTCGCTGATCTTAAAGAGACTTCGTCGAGGAAGTGGTGGATCTGGAGAAGGAGATGCACCGGGAGgtgacaaaggcaaagggaaagcttcatcatcaaaaggtaaaggaaagatggtggcacgcgatgaaggtaacgaaaatgagttcaatattgtttttagaaatcatgaTAAAAAGGCTAGATATGATAACCTTGTTGCTAGAAAAATTGtatgcactaaatatatggatcccGTTACTATGGATgcgctaggaattagggatgacattgattggatgattatctctttagattggaatgatattatgtactCTCATGCACCGACTTACCCTCGTCTAGCCCTTGAATTCTCGAGTTCAATTGATGTTAATGATGTTAAATTTTCATCTGAAGAGGACTACATAGGGATCgtaacttttaggatgatgaataaagaagtttgGTGGACTTTTAATGATTTTAACGATTGTTTTGGTTTACCTAGTGGTGGTGCCTGAGGATTTGATGGTGGGattagatggaatgaattttggaggTCAATAACCGAATCAAACGACCCTTATGAatcctctagagccaaggcatcccgcatgcaaaacccgacctttagatacctacaccgagtgatgagcaaaacgatCTTTGGTCGAGTAGAGAGTGACGGGGTGGTTAGAAAGAtagaactctattctctttgggcaATGTTGAAGAAAGTCGATTTTGATTCCGAATTCCATTCTTGCAAACTCTTGTAAGGGCAGCTAAGGCATCTTCGGGGAcgatagtgtttggtggattgatcactCTAATAGCATTTAATTTAtgttgtgagcttgatggattagaggttattcatggcaatgacaagatcgacatcgattcttgtcttgcaatgaagatgatttgtcgggatgagaatgagtttgcctttCCTAGAAAttatggttttccattaccccttccttgtccCGAGTGCACTTCAGTTCGCAACCCCGCGAATTGGGTGATCACTGATCCAGCCCCTGAGACTTTTCCCTCCTCTGCAGTAGAGACCGAGTTCCACCAAGAGACTTCGTCATCAGGTGTCCTGCAACCTTCCGGATATCCGaaacctcctaggcactcttttgcctatggcacGGGACCCTCTAGGTTCGATTTTTCTAACTTCCGCACCTCTTTAGAGTCCCTTCATGAGAAGAACAATGCCCAACAACAATTGTTGGAGGGTCACTTCAAGCTATCTGATGATCACTTTAGGGAGGTGCgagatcattttcagttcactaGAGACTTTCATAGTTAGGTGACTGGGTTCATTCAGGATTATGAagttgaccaggaaagaatgagaatttttatggatgatatggatatcactcgACAATAAGTAGACGTCTTGTATCAATATCATTAACACCTTGGtcatcttcctggtatgcctagatttccccgGGCCCACACCGGGGGCccccttcccccccccccccccccccgtttTTTTTTCCTGGGGAGGGGGAAGGGTTTaggtcggggggggggggggggggggtgttgttgcacaacctgagtcgagtcaaGTATTTCTCTTTCTTAGTTTTTGTTTTACTTGGTCTTATTTTGTTTATTCGCATTTCATTTGCactttcttttcatttctttctgaagtatatttgagaacatcaagaCCATCCATACTTCTTCTGCAACTTGTCCAATAGTAAAATGTCCaacattttcttagttcatgtatTGTTCAGATAGTGTTAGTAtatttggtgtatctcctttctctatctttagtagcatgaaataagctaagtattataCGGAGTTTGGTATGAGTTTTGTCCTAACCTTAAggacttattttcactacacttaagtacttaatcttgaatggtagatatacttttaaaatagttatgattcatccaaattgtttagtacttttgttcccatggtgatttcttatttacattttggttactggataacctcggatcatggaagctcatttgaaaaatctaaatcccaacatatgcatcgcaTGTGAAATAAGTGCTACACCTCTATAGcaccaaaaaaaaatataataaggaataaaaacagttgtcatgagtggaaactaacaattcacccctttgagaccgagttaggttattgggaaaatgaatgttatgtttctcttgattccaagaagtaccctttgagaccttgtgtgatttaaggaaaatgaactaagtgtgtggcaggtaagtgcctatcaccgggaacattaggaactcgattgtatgacgacttaactaggacagaaaattgaaacttgaagagtttgagctacttacTGCACCGAGCATAAAGGACTTATGCTtggccatacttaggttactccacagtcatgcttatcaatgaaactagttgatagagttaggtgaATACATtaaggattatgaaacactgcaggATTTCATAaacatagtttgtagcattttgcttgagggcaagtaaaggttcaagtctgggggtgtcatgtgcgcaaatattatgatcatttacatATGTTATAGAGCACATTCACTTGCCttatgcacatatattcttcgcatgatcgcctcttttatcttatattcatcatatatatattattttgttcgGATATATGCTTtttatttggttttgtgttgacagggatgacTTTCGGAGCTTGAACAGGGATTATCGATGCACCGGAACAAGCCAGATAACACGgctgtgcaaccctgcacgaccgtgtggctaaACAGGAGAGGAAAGCTGCATGGCCATGTAACCCTGCATGGTCGTGCAGCCAAGACAAAGGCAAgtcagcacacggtcgtgccaccccaAGCCAGAGACGAAGCTTTGCACGACTGTGCAACCCTGCATGGTCGTGCCCTAGGAGACCGAGCCCAgagaccacacggccgtgcctattggcacggccgtgcagcgcaGCCAGAGTCAAAGaagggcacggccgtgccatcctTACATGGTTGTGCCACCGCGGCCGAAGCCTAAGCTATATAAGGGTTTTTAACCCTTTTTAGAGGGGGGAGGATCCGTCATTGGAAGAGAGATCTTGGAGCTATCCTACGCCATCTTGGACCTCCGTCCAGGGATCTTCCACCACCACATTGACTCTAGAAGCAGAGAATTGGATCGGAAGGCCACTCGTCGTCATCTGATAAGCATATTCCTTCTTTCTCTCTCCATATCTGAAGACTGTATGTTTGTCTACACTACGTTTTCAGATATTTCTCTAGCActcatggagtagatcctttgttctaggattagggagtagtcgtgGTTCGGATTGATGTAAAACTCGCATTATGCTTATAATCGTTGGATGATCTTTCCtgctttgtttcaattgcttGTTGCTTGATTGTGAAGAACTTGTTAACCTCGTAGAGGATTATCCCTAGATCGCACACCCAaggggtcctagtgacaggggtaacccgttcacggacatctaggatacttcctTAAAAGGAGAGGCAAATTCTCTCCAAGGAAGCAAGAGACTAAACTTAGCTCTTAACCACTATTCTTAACTTACCAATTAGAGTCGTATCCTCAAGATTTGcagaggcgccctagtgacaggggtaaatcGTAACAGGACTTCTTAGGTCCTTCTTTATTCTGTCACTTAAGAATAGTCGCTTTAGCTTCCGGCAATCGCATGATAAAGGACAGCGAGTGTAGGATAAAAcgtgacacatcaataccaccatgACGAAACCGACCTCCTAGAACTCCTCACAACCAAGTGAACACTTTGACCCTGCCGCTCTCAATTCTGCTTCCCGACTTTTCTTCCTTAGATTATTCAAaaccattggtagtctagctaaaCCTAAGTGAACAATTGccagtgcttataaccagtccctgtgggatcgatatttttattactgacgacgaatctgtGCAATTgcggatgttggttgctactcggaaaacctaatggttccactatacaaaaattttgtacaaggtctgaacctttcctagctaccatgtgttcttttaaattaaacttggatcgcctgcagaacttaacacgtttgatcctaagtttaacttatttgttcttttaggtttagatttggatctcctgcggaacttaacacatttgatccaaatcacctaggtcacaaagtcaattaaatatttatttccaaaattagcttccagtactgcatggcaagacacttggccttcttcgatatgagagcaaccacaaccgactagacaaaaccttttaaggaaattcaatatttaaccttcccatagtaaccctaggttaactacaaagaacaatcgaaacacaagttcaaaaaagaaaaacaaaagaacacgatTCGtaacataaattcgaaacctagaatatctaacctcttgtgtttggaattcttacaaagaaataaaactagcatgatgcggaaaataaatactagttatacctttctttgtaaactttaatgacctcttgatcttctaccgtattcctcttctaatcttggacgttgtgtgggcaacaatcttcctagatgagaaccaccaagtcaccttctcctccttgcaaggttcagccaccacaagactccaagagaggatgaggttcggccaccaccaccaagctccaagggatgcaagagagatgccttctttctctccttttctccaagctagatctggccaccacaaggactccaagagaacaagatggttcgacacaagaaggagaagagagaagaagaagaggtcggccacaccaccaaggaagagagggaggaaaagaatagaggttgtgtcttatgaaggcaccgctaccctctcttttatatccttggtcatgacaaataaggaaatttaattataattaaaatctccttattttCCATGACATGaactaataaggaaaaattaattaaaactcccttattctcttttaatggccggccacatcctttgctccaaataaggcaaattttaaacacaaaattaaaatctcctaatttgtttccaaaaattttaaaaataaaatttctcttttaaaatcccttcatggttggtttataaaaggaaatattttatcaattaaaatttctctttaaacatgtggatgatttacaaataaggaaagtttatgTCAAAATTAAaaccaaccttttaatctacaaataaggaaagagatttaacccttctcttaatcttttgtagaatcatatcaaaggaaagatttaaatttttaaactctcttttaaatcatgtgatccacataagaaaaattttaaaaataaaattccttttaatttaattgtggccggccacccttgcttgggctccaagctagggccggccacaaacCAAGGCTCCTcctttaggcttggtcggccccaagCTTGGCtcaaagcttggcttggccggccacctaatggtgggtaggaaggtgggtatatgtgagtATATTACTctttaattaagaggctacgttagggaccaagaggagaaattgattttggtctgctgatgaaattaagcatctcgtgttcgccctgaacacacaacttaatttcatcaataataattcataccactaaagaactattattgaactaccgcaccaatctcaaattacattttgggctcctttttactatgagtgtgttagtctccctgtatttaagatattgaatgtccattaattaaatgagctactgacactcacttaattaatatctaattctaagagtagtaccactcaaccttatcgtcatgtcagactaagtccacctgtagggtttaacatgacaatccttatgagctcctcttggggacattatcaacctagatcactaggacacagtttccttctataatcaacaacgcacactataagtaatataatttcccaacttatcgggcttcttgatttatcgaactaaatctcacccattgataagtcaaagaaatatatactaaatatatgtactttctattatattaggattaagagtacacacttctataataactaaggtctagttcttttatttagtcagtattaaatgaactttccttaaatggtcctactcaatacactctaagtgttctagtgtaattatatagctaagataaactaatacctaattacactacgaccttctaatggtttgttcctttccatcttgatcgtgagctactgtttataatttataaggtgttgataacataatcttctgtgtgtgacaccacacactatgttatctacaatataaattaattgaacaactacacttaataaataaatgtagataatttgaccaaatgtgattctttattcaaaacaaatgtttacaaaagctaggcttttagtatacattctaacaatctcccacttatactaaaagactaagctgccatgtctgctgccatatatctgatttccatcccctcaacatgccgatcaaaagattttgctagaagggccttagtgaaatgatctgccaggttatccgctgatgtaattttggcgatgacaacttctcctcacttcacgatatctcgtatcaggtggtacttgcgctctatgtgtttacttgccttatgggcttgtggttccttcgaatttgctactgcaccactattatcacaataaattgtaataattttgggcgaATCAGGagtcacatctaagtccattaagaagCTCCTGAGCTATactacttctttggctgcctctgaggctgccacatactcagcttccatggtaaagtctgaaacgcatttctgcttaacactcctccatgatatggctccacctcctaaagtaaacacatatcctgaggttgacttactattgtccctatccgattggaaatctgaatccgtgtaacccacagggagcaaatcatctgcctaggaaactagcatataatctctagtccttcttaggtacttcaaaatatgctttaccacagtccaatgtccttgtctaaggttactttgatatctgctaaccatgcccacggcaaaacagatatccggtctcgtgcatagcattgtatacattagacttcctacagctgaggcataaggaactgccttcatgtcttctatctcctttgatgtcttcggagacatctctttagataaagtcactctatgcctaaaaggtagaaaacctttcttggagttttgcatgctaaaacgagcaaggattgtatctatatatgaagcttgagatagacacaacattcttttcttgcgatcccttataactttgatcccaagaatgtgtacacattctcctaagtccttcatatcaaattgtttggacaaccatgttggtgcaatcgacctaggttttgatgtgtgtgtcaaagagtttaagttaggctttcatatgtatttgatatgtgtttgaatcttgcaggactttgtggaacacacgagaacttggtgcggccaagtgtgggaagctcatccaacggctcggatcgttgagtcggtgaagggtggtgtggaagacatccaaaGGACCGCAAGACGAGGa from Zingiber officinale cultivar Zhangliang chromosome 6B, Zo_v1.1, whole genome shotgun sequence carries:
- the LOC121990957 gene encoding uncharacterized protein LOC121990957, which translates into the protein MQDSQIAQIAQSVSRAQGTFPGKPDLNPVEHCNRIELRSGRTMGDPQIITQKELDSEKEPTLLMSNQTQNRDGEEVTKKVEETLQATPQNQAIPFPQKLIASQKDEEFNRFLKKIKEICIEKEEGRLRYCSINRELQRSPYSEFSTKASGSKKFLHTVYPMGIVEDVSVEVGGCIVPTDFIILDMEEDPKMLIILGRPFLATAGAIIDVKSHKLSLEIGKEKIEFDLSNSSICNPSSQGNSHKTNIQKVEECSSHDVHVLHELAVSSSWVWRH